A stretch of the Cheilinus undulatus linkage group 11, ASM1832078v1, whole genome shotgun sequence genome encodes the following:
- the tmem51a gene encoding transmembrane protein 51a, translating into MRSSLDGHLGGGATGSNNNNNNNNSSNENSGNSGSQYALCALGVGLVALGIVMIVWSVVPADAAGNNSSHSGGHGDTGARKNKASSIAFVLVGSGVFMLLLSLCLGMRNKQREQMRLRQAQNPGGEAARQQEDRETAEEQAQRYAVPSYEEAVGSGQYPVRQSNLRPSTSQLPSYDDLVQVDGVQYESEGLESTTSGSLPAPNASASTSNRRPGKNSRNFLPIKIRRIKSEKLHVKNIDNSQPAAGISIEPLTPPPQYEDKVPPI; encoded by the exons ATGCGTTCCAGTTTGGATGGACACCTTGGTGGAGGGGCCACtggtagcaataacaataacaataacaacaacagcagcaatgaaaacaGTGGAAACTCAGGTTCCCAGTATGCACTGTGTGCTCTGGGTGTTGGGCTTGTTGCCCTGGGCATTGTGATGATCGTGTGGAGCGTGGTACCAGCAGATGCAGCCGGAAACAACAGCAGCCACTCAGGTGGACATGGAGATACAGGTGCCAGGAAAAATAAAGCATCTTCCATTGCATTTGTCCTGGTGGGATCTGGGGTGTTCATGCTGCTACTGTCCCTGTGTCTGGGTATGAGGAACAAACAGCGGGAGCAGATGAGACTCCGGCAGGCTCAAAACCCTGGAGGAGAGGCAGCTAGACAGCAGGAAGACAGAGAAAC TGCTGAGGAACAAGCCCAGCGTTACGCTGTACCTTCCTATGAAGAAGCAGTAGGCAGTGGACAGTACCCTGTCCGTCAAAGCAACCTGCGCCCAAGCACCTCCCAGCTACCTTCCTATGATGACCTGGTCCAAGTGGATGGTGTACAGTATGAATCTGAGGGACTGGAGTCGACAACTTCAGGATCCCTGCCTGCCCCAAATGCTTCTGCTTCCACATCAAATCGTAGACCAGGGAAAAATAGCCGCAATTTTCTCCCGATCAAGATCCGCAGGATTAAATCAGAGAAGCTGCATGTGAAAAACATTGACAACTCTCAGCCAGCAGCTGGAATCAGTATAGAACCACTCACTCCACCACCACAGTATGAGGATAAGGTGCCTCCAATTTAG